The following is a genomic window from Candidatus Eisenbacteria bacterium.
GACCTGCTCCTGATCCTCCACGCCGACCACGAGCAGAACTGCTCGACGAGCACGGTGCGCATGGTCGGGAGCTCCATGGCCAACCTGTACGCGAGCATCGCGGCGGGGATCAGCGCGCTCTGGGGCACGCTCCACGGGGGCGCCAACCAGCAGGTCATCGAGATGCTGGAGATGATCGCGGCCCAGGAGGGGAGCGCGGACCGGTTCCTCTCGAAGGCCAAGGACAAGAACGACACCACGAGGCTCATGGGGTTCGGCCACCGCGTCTACAAGACCTACGATCCGCGCGCGGCGATCTTGAAGAAGGCGTGCGCCGAGGTGATCGCGCGTGTCGGCGTTTCGAGCCGCATGCTGGAGATCGCGATGCAGCTCGAGGAGATCGCCCTCAAGGACGACTACTTCGTGAGCCGGAAACTCTACCCCAACGTGGACTTCTATTCCGGCGTGATCTACCAGGCGCTCGGGATCCCGGTGAACATGTTCACCGTCATGTTCACGATCGGTCGTCTTCCCGGATGGATCGCGCAGTGGATGGAGATGCGGAACGACAAGGATTTCCGGATCTCCCGGCCGCGGCAGGTCTACGTGGGCCATCCGAAGCGCCCCTACGTGCCCCTCGACAAGCGGAGCTAGCCGGCGCCGCATGAAGCACCCCGACCCGCCGCGCCGGAAGGGATAAGGGATCCCGATGGCGCTCCTCCGGGACTCCATTCTGTGGCTCTCGTCTCAGGGATGGGTGACCCGTCCCATCGCGAGGACGGGCATGACTCTGGGCTTCGCGCGGCGGTTCATCGCCGGCGAGACCCTGGAGGACGCCCTTCGCACGGCCTCGGAGCTGAACGCGAAGGGGATGAAGGTGATCCTGAACCAGCTTGGAGAGAACGTCCACGAACGCTCCGAGGCGGAAGCGTCCTGCGGGACGTACGTCCGGATCCTGAACGAGATCCGGCGCGCGGGGATCGACGGCAACATCACGATCAAGCCCACGCAGCTCGGCCTCGAGTTCGCGCCCGATCTCTGTCGCGAGCTGACCTCGCGGATCGCCGCGGAGGCGGAGCGGCTGGGGAACTTCGTCGAGATGGACATGGAGCATTCGGCCGTTTGCGAGTCGACGGTCCGGCTCTTCGAGGCAGTCCGGGCACGGCATGCGAACGTCGGCTTGGCCGTGCAGTCCTATCTGCGCCGGACGGCCTCGGACCTCGAGCGGCTGAAGCCCTTGCGGCCGAAGATCCGGCTCGTGAAGGGCGCGTATCAGGAGCCTGCCGAGGTCGCGTTCCCGGAGAAGAGGCAGGTGGACGAGAGCTACCTGGAGCTCATGCGCACCCTGTTCCAGGATGGATTCACCCCGGCCGTGGCCACCCACGACGAATCGTTGCTCGCGGAGGCGAAGGGGATGGCTCGGAGCCGCGGCCTCCCGGCCTCGGGGTGGGAGGTCCAGATGCTCCTGGGGGTGAGGAGAGAGTTACAAGAGAGCCTCGTCCGGGAGGGGGTCACGATGAGGGTCTACGTCACCTTCGGGACGCAATGGGTACCCTATTTCATGAGGCGCCTCGCGGAGCGCCCCGCCAATGTCGG
Proteins encoded in this region:
- a CDS encoding proline dehydrogenase family protein, with amino-acid sequence MALLRDSILWLSSQGWVTRPIARTGMTLGFARRFIAGETLEDALRTASELNAKGMKVILNQLGENVHERSEAEASCGTYVRILNEIRRAGIDGNITIKPTQLGLEFAPDLCRELTSRIAAEAERLGNFVEMDMEHSAVCESTVRLFEAVRARHANVGLAVQSYLRRTASDLERLKPLRPKIRLVKGAYQEPAEVAFPEKRQVDESYLELMRTLFQDGFTPAVATHDESLLAEAKGMARSRGLPASGWEVQMLLGVRRELQESLVREGVTMRVYVTFGTQWVPYFMRRLAERPANVGFVVRSILKGR